A window of Acidobacteriota bacterium genomic DNA:
ACCGGAGGAGGCCCTGGGAAGGACGCCAAGGACCGGAAGCCCGGTCGTCTCCTCCACCGCTTGCCGGGTCACCCGGGCGTGGCGGGAGCCCGACACCTGGTTGAGCACGACCCCCGCAAAGGACACCCCGGGGTCCATTTTTTGGCACCCGAGGACCATCGCGGCCGCCGTGCGCGTGACCTTGGTGCCGTTCAGGACGAGTAACACGGGCGCCCCGAGGGCCTTGGCCAGCTCCGCCGTGCTGTGGGTTCCGCGGGCGTCCGACCCGTCATAGAGCCCGCGGTTTCCCTCGATCACGCTGAGGTCCGGGGAGGCGTGCCGGAAAAAGGAGGCCCGGGCGCCATCAAAACCCATCAAGTAGGTGTCCAGATTCCGGGCGGCCGTCCCGCAGGCCCAGGTGAGCCATGCGGCGTCGATGTAATCGGGCCCCTTCTTGAAGGCCGCCGGCTTCAGCCCCTTCTCGCGGGCGAGAAGAAGCAGGCCCAGGGAAACCAGCGTCTTGCCCGAATCCCCCCCCAGTCCGGCGATCGCCAGTCGGGGGAGGCATCGAGGCCCGGACCCCCTGGTTGCCCGTGGGGCCAATCCGCGGTCGGTGGGCCGAGGGCCGCGGCGAACCGGCGGCCGCCCCGCCCCGTCAGTCGTTGGCGGCGCCTTCACGGTGGGGAAGGGTGATGTAGCTGCCCCCGAAGTAGCTGTAGACGCATCGTCCCGAGTCCATGAGGAGGCGGATGGCGGCCTTGCAGTCGTCCTTGCTGACCTCGCCCTCGCCGAATTGGGCGATCATGGCCTTGGTCAGGTCGCCGGCCTTCAGGTTCTTCTTTCCCATGGTCTCTTCGACCAGTTTGAACATGGCTTCCGCGAGCTGTTCGGTCGGAATCGGCATCAGTGCCCTCCTGGTGTCAGGGTAGGAGCGGGGGACGTCCGGGGTCAAGCCCGGGGGGTGAGGTCATCGCTCCCCGGTCTCGTCCGGCATCGCTTTCAGCTTTCGAATGAGGGTGGTCCGGTGGATGCCCAGGTCCCGGGCGGCCCGCGTCCGGTTGCCCCTGTTTCTCGCCAGGGCGGCGCGGATGGCCTCGGCCTCCAGGATATCGAGGCTCCCCCTGGAGCCGGTAAGGGCCGAGGAGGGATACCCCGCCAGATTGTCGCGGAAGGGGAGGTGCTCGATGCCGATTTCCCTTTCCCGGCAAAGGATGAAGGCGCGCTCGATGATGTTCTCGAGTTCTCGGATGTTGCCCGGGAAATCATGTCGGAGCAGCGCCGCCATGGCTTCGGAGGAGGCGCTCTCGATGGGTTTTCCGGTGGCTTCCCTGTAGCGCTGGATGAAATGGCGCGTGAGGAGGGGGATGTCCTCGGGCCGTTCCTTGAGCGGGGGAAGCTGGATCTGCAGGACGTTGAGCCGGAAGTAGAGGTCCTCCCGGAAGGTCCCCTGGCGGACCATGGAAGCCAAATCCCGATGGGTGGCCGTGATCACGCGGACATCGGCCCGTATCGGCACGCTCGAGCCCAGGGGCTCGTAAGTCTTTTCCTGGAGGAACCTCAGGAGCTTCACTTGAAGGGTCATGGGCAGGTCCCCCACCTCGTCGAGGAAGAGCGTGCCCATCTGGGCCTGGGCTACCCGGCCGAGTCGATCGTGGCGGGCGTCGGTGAAGGCCCCCTTGCGGTAGCCGAAGAGTTCGGACTCGAGGAGGGTCTCCGGCAGGGCGGCGCAGTTCAGGGCCACGAAGGGCCTTCGCTTGCGCGGCCCGTGGTTGTGGATGGCCTTGGCGAGGAGCTCCTTTCCCGTTCCGCTCGCGCCCGTGATGAGGATCGTGCTCGAGCTTTCGGCCACCAGCGGCAGGATGGCGAAGATCCGGTGCATCTGCGGGTTTCGGCTGACGATGTCTTCGAACTGGTACTGGCCGTCGATCTTGCGGCGAAGGTCCACGATGTGGCTGAGGTCCTTGAAGACCTCCACGCCCCCGAGGAGCTTGCCGGAGGCCGTGGCCAGGGGGGCGGTGCTGATGGAGATGGGAATGGTCCGGCCGTCCTTGACGTGGATCCGGACCTCCCGGTTCTGCAAGCGCTCCCGGCTGGCGATGCTCCGCCTCAGCGGGCAGACCGTATGGCAGAGGTCGGTCTTGAAAACCGCCGAGCACTGACGCCCCAGGACTTCTTCCTCCGCATAGCCCGTGATGGACTGCGCGGCGCGATTGAAAGAGGTGATGCGCCCTCCCTGGTCCACCGTGAAAATCCCCTGGTCCACCACGTCCAGGAGGAGGGGAAAGTAACGGGCGTCCAGCTTGCTGTTCATGTGCGCCTCCCGGGAGGGGGGCGCCCCGGCGGCGGCCCCCGCAAGCCCCGACCCTACGACGTGTTGCAGGATAATGCAATAGTGACGCGCGACGGTGTTGCAAGCCGCGTCATTTCTCGCCCGTGACGCGCGCCTCTCCGGCAGGGCGGGGAGCGCTCTTCGGTCGGGTTCCCCTTTTTTCTTCAGCCGCTTGCGGAGAAGCGCCCGGAGGCGCGGCGGGATGGTACGAAGACTGCGTACCCACGGACGGGGGAAAGGGCGAAACCCGCCGATTTCCCCCAAGGAGCGAAAGGCATGGCGGGCCGGCGAATCGGGGTTGGGGAGAGGGTCTTCACGACAGGTCAGGCGGCCCGCCTCTGCTTCGTGACGCCCGAGACGATCCTGAACTGGATCCGCGGCGGTCGCCTCAGGGCGTACCGCACGGCGGGCGGGCAGTTTCGGATCCTCCGGCCGGACCTTCTCCGGTTCATGGTGGAAGAGGGGATGGCCGCCGAGCTCGTGGACGGGGAGGCCGGGCGGAGGCCCACCTGTTGGGAATTCCACGAGGAGGAGGACGCCCGATACGGAAGCGTCCTCGGCGAACGCTGCCGGGAGTGCCTCGTCAGGCGCTCCGAGACGTTGAACTGCTGGCAGCTGCACGGATTGGTCCCCTTGACCGTCCGCCGCGTGGATCACTGCAAGGACTGCGCCTATTTCCAGAAGTACGGGGAACGGGGCCCGGGGGGGGCCTCGGACCCGACTTCCGGATGGAGCGCCGAGGATTGATGAAAGGGGAGTGCCGAATGGCCCAGGAGTCCGCATCGAGAGTGGAAAACGGGCAACCCGCGCCGGGAGGAGGGGCGGCGGTGATGCCGAGGCCGAAACTCCTGCCCCACGAAATCTTGGGGCTCAGCTACTACCTTGAGCGGGTGTACCCGGGTGACAAGGTCCGGCGCTTTCTGGAGATCTTCGCCGCGGTTCTCCAACACAGCAACTACGGACCTCTCGTGGACACGTACTCCCGGGTGGGGGCCAAGTGCGGGAACTGCGCGTGCGCCTGCCAGATCTACCTGGCCACGAAGGACCCGAGAGACGTCCCGTGCTACCGCTCCAACCTCCTTCTCGAAATTTACCGGAGGCATTTCACCCTGCGAGGGGTTCTCGGGAGCAAGCTCAGGGGGACCGGCTACCTCACGGAAGAGAAGATCGTCGAACTCGCCGAATCGGCCTACCACTGCACGGGATGCCGCCGGTGCTCCTTCGAGTGTCCCATGGGCATCGATCACGGCCTGCTGACCCACCTGAGCCGCTACATCCTGAGCGAGATGGACATTGCCCCGAAGGCGCTGGTGGTGGCCACGCGCGAACAGCTCGAGGGCAAGACGGGAAACACCTCCGCCATCCCGGTGCCCGCCCTCCTGGACACCCTCGAATTCCTCGAGGACGACATCCGTGACGAGAAGGGCGTGGACGTGAAGTTCCCCGTGGACCAGCCGGGGCGCGATTTCGTGTTTTTCCCCGCCGTGAGTGATTACCTCCTCGAGGCCGAGACGCTGAAGGGAATCGCGCTCACCTTCCACGCCGCGGGGGAGACGGACCGGTGGACCATCGGGACCGGGTACTACGACGGGATCAACTACGGGCTCTTCTACAGCGACTGGTGCGCCGAGCGCATCATCGAGAAGGAGATCGCCGAAACCAAGCGGCTCGGCGGCCGGACGATCCTCATCGGGGAGTGCGGCCACGCCTCGCGCAGCGCCAAGGTCTTCGTGCCCTCCTTCGGCGGGGGAAGGGAGGCCCTGCCCGTCCAGAACATCATGGAGATCACCTTCGACATGCTCCGCAGGGGCCGGCTGAAGCTGAACCCCGAAGCCGTTCCCGAGCGCGTCACCTACCACGATCCCTGCAACATCGCGCGAACCGGGTGGATCGTGGACCAGCCCAGGGAGATCCTGAAGTCCTTCTGCAAGAACTACGTGGACATGGAGCCCAAGGGAGAGAAGAACTACTGCTGCGGCGGCGGCGGGGGGACGGTCTCCGTGGACGAGATCCGGGCCTACCGTACGGGGGTGACCGGCAAGCTCAAGGCGGACCAGATCCGCGCCACCGGGGCCAAGTACGTCGTGGCGCCCTGCGCCAACTGCAAGAAGCAGCTGAGAGAAGTCTGCGAGGACCACGGGCTGAAGGACGTGGAGGTGGTGGGTCTCCACGACCTCCTGTACAAGGCCATCGTGCTCTGAGGGGGGAGGAAACGGACATGGAATCCTGGATCGAGTTTCTCAGAGGGCCCGGGCTCGTCTTCGCCTTCGCGCTCCTCTTCCTGGGATCCGCGCGGCAGGTGGCCTTGACGGTCGTCGAGCTGGTTCGGGCCCACCGCAGGGCCGGGGACCCGTCGATCCCTTGGCGGTGGATGTTCAAGAAGAGCCTCGGCTGGATCTTCCCGGTGAACGCGCTGAGGGGCCGGCGAATCCCCTACACCGTCGCTTCCGCGGTCTTTCACGCCGGAATGCTCCTCGTGCCGGTCTTTCTCGCGGGCCACGTGGCCCTCGTGGAAAAGGGGACCGGCCTCGCGTGGCCCACTCTCCCCGCCTCGGCGGCCGATGGGCTCACGCTGGCGGCCT
This region includes:
- a CDS encoding (Fe-S)-binding protein, which gives rise to MPRPKLLPHEILGLSYYLERVYPGDKVRRFLEIFAAVLQHSNYGPLVDTYSRVGAKCGNCACACQIYLATKDPRDVPCYRSNLLLEIYRRHFTLRGVLGSKLRGTGYLTEEKIVELAESAYHCTGCRRCSFECPMGIDHGLLTHLSRYILSEMDIAPKALVVATREQLEGKTGNTSAIPVPALLDTLEFLEDDIRDEKGVDVKFPVDQPGRDFVFFPAVSDYLLEAETLKGIALTFHAAGETDRWTIGTGYYDGINYGLFYSDWCAERIIEKEIAETKRLGGRTILIGECGHASRSAKVFVPSFGGGREALPVQNIMEITFDMLRRGRLKLNPEAVPERVTYHDPCNIARTGWIVDQPREILKSFCKNYVDMEPKGEKNYCCGGGGGTVSVDEIRAYRTGVTGKLKADQIRATGAKYVVAPCANCKKQLREVCEDHGLKDVEVVGLHDLLYKAIVL
- a CDS encoding excisionase family DNA-binding protein, which encodes MAGRRIGVGERVFTTGQAARLCFVTPETILNWIRGGRLRAYRTAGGQFRILRPDLLRFMVEEGMAAELVDGEAGRRPTCWEFHEEEDARYGSVLGERCRECLVRRSETLNCWQLHGLVPLTVRRVDHCKDCAYFQKYGERGPGGASDPTSGWSAED
- a CDS encoding sigma 54-interacting transcriptional regulator — encoded protein: MNSKLDARYFPLLLDVVDQGIFTVDQGGRITSFNRAAQSITGYAEEEVLGRQCSAVFKTDLCHTVCPLRRSIASRERLQNREVRIHVKDGRTIPISISTAPLATASGKLLGGVEVFKDLSHIVDLRRKIDGQYQFEDIVSRNPQMHRIFAILPLVAESSSTILITGASGTGKELLAKAIHNHGPRKRRPFVALNCAALPETLLESELFGYRKGAFTDARHDRLGRVAQAQMGTLFLDEVGDLPMTLQVKLLRFLQEKTYEPLGSSVPIRADVRVITATHRDLASMVRQGTFREDLYFRLNVLQIQLPPLKERPEDIPLLTRHFIQRYREATGKPIESASSEAMAALLRHDFPGNIRELENIIERAFILCREREIGIEHLPFRDNLAGYPSSALTGSRGSLDILEAEAIRAALARNRGNRTRAARDLGIHRTTLIRKLKAMPDETGER